CATTCTAGAGGGCAACGGCGCATCCCGCGGAGCCGGCCAGGGCAAAGTCAAATTTCTCCGCTCAGCCCTTGAATTGAACAAGGTCATGAAAGGAGATGTGCTGGCCGCCGACCGAACCGACCCGGACATGGTCCCGGGTATGCGCATCGCCTCGGCCATCATGGCAGACGCCGGGGGCGACACCAGTCACGCGGCCATCACCTCCCGTGAACTGGGCATTCCCGCCGTCATCGGTATCAAACGGCTGGAAACCTTGCGTTCTCTGGACGGCCACCAGGTCACCGTGGACGGTTCCCGGGGCCGGATCTATCGCGGTATCATCCCCCTCATTGAGGTCGGCGGCGAGATCGATGTCCAGGCCCTGCCCGCGACCAAGACAAAGATCGGCCTCATCCTGGCCGACGTCGGACAGTCATTGTTCCTGTCCAGACTCCGCAACGTCCCGGACTTCGAAATCGGCCTTTTGCGGGCCGAGTTCATGCTCGGCAACATCGGGGTCCATCCCCTGGCCTTGGAGGCCTACGACAACGGCACCTTGGAATCCATGGTCCAGCAAAAGCTCAAGGACCTGGAAAATGACCTGAGCAAGATCATCCGGGACCAGCTGGTGGGCGGGCTCATCTCCATGGACCTCAAGCTGCGGCAGTACGTGGGCATTGTCACCGGGCTGACCGAGGCCATGGATGAACTGGCCAACCGCGAAGGCATGCGTGGAACCGACGAGGTCCTAGCCATCCACCGCCGGCTCCGCGAGTTGGACAAGAAGCTGGACAAGCATCTGGAATTCGCCACCCAGCGTCTGGACGTCCTCAAAACCTCCGACGACCTGAACGAACACATTGCCGTGATCATGGGCTGGGCCGACGAACTGGACAGCTTGGGGAATGATCCGGCCAATTCCAGGGTCCAGGAACTCAAGGAAGAAATCAGCATCATCTACGGCCGGATTAGCAGGAATTCCCTGGTTGCCGACACCATGGAGCGTATTGCCGAACTCAGGCTCGACGTGGCCAAAAAGGCCGGACTGGTCCAGGACATGGACGACGTCAGGAACCTGACCCAACGAATTTCAGAACTTCTCCGCCAGCGAGGCTACCGCAACGGCCGGGAACTCTACATGCAGACCCTGTCCCAAGGATTGGCCCTGTTTGCCATGGCCTTCTACGGCAAGCCCATCATCTACCGGACCACCGACTACAAATCCAACGAGTACCGCAACCTCCTGGGCGGCATGCTCTTCGAATCGCACGAGGACAACCCCATGCTCGGCTACCGGGGCGTGTCCAGGAACATCCACGACTGGGAATTGGAGGCCTTCAAGCTGGCCCGGGGCATGTACGGCGGCCAGAACCTGAACCTCATGCTGCCCTTCGTCCGGACCATTGAGGAAGCCAGAAGCATGAAACGCTACTTGGCCAAGGTCCACAACCTCGTCTCCGGCGAGGATGGCCTGAAGCTCATCCTCATGTCCGAGATCCCCAGCAACGCCATCCTGGCCAAGCAGTTCATTTCGGAATTCGACGGTTTCTCCATCGGCTCCAACGACATGACCCAGCTCGTCCTGGGCACGGACAGGGACAACTCCATGCTCCGGCACATCTACGACGAGGAGGATCCGGCCGTGGTCTGGGCCATTCTGACCACCATCTTCACCGGTCAGAAGGTCGGTAAGAAGGTCGGATTCTGCGGCCAGGGCGTTTCCAACTCCAAGATCATTCGCGGTCTGGTCTGCATAGCCGGCATCGTCTCGGCATCGGTCGTTCCCGACACATACGCCCAGACCAAGCACGACGTGGCCGAGATCGAACAAGAAGGTATCGACCTGCCCCGTCTGGGACCATGGCTCCAAGAACAGCATCTGGCCCGTCTGCACGCCAGAATGAAGGAACACAACTACGACCACATCCTCAAGCACACCACCGCCCCCTCGGACCTCATGGAATGGTACGAAGGCGAGCTTTCCAAGCTGCACCAGCAGCTTCGCGACGCCCTGGGAAGCCTGAAGGAAGAAGTCATCCGTCAGCAGTTGGCAGATTTCCGGTCCCATTTCCACAAGCCAATCATCTACGCCAACTGGGACTGGGACACCACGATCACCGACGCCCTGCATCAGGCCGGATTCTCCTCCTTCGAGGAACAGGCCGCCGCTTTGAAAAAGCAGCGCCAGAACATCTGGTAGTCCCGGCTCACACTTCACGAATAAAAAAGCCCCGCCCGGATGAACCGGACGGGGCTTTTTCTGTTTCAGCTTGTGGCTGGGTTCAATCTTGGCAGATATAAGGCAGGGCCGACGTCAGTATCTGGTTTCTGGACATATCGAGATTCTTGAAATTCCAGGTCAAATTTCCCCTGGATCGATCACCCGACATTCCTCGTTGGGACACCACCATTCATCATCGACTTGACTCTTCGTGGCCTTCTCCAGAGCCGGCCTGGACTCCGGGGCCTCCAGACTCTCCTGGACCCGGCCCTGAAGCTCCTTACTGCTCCGGCCCTCCAGGGCCTCCATCTCCTTGTGGGGCAATGCCTCCTGACTGGATTTCGGATCAGTCATTTCTCTCCTCCGCTCGTTCGTAGCTCCGCTATTCCACCTCGGTCATTTCACCGATGAGGGTGTTCAACTGATGGGCCAACTGGGCCAACTCGGTCACGGCCTGGGCCGACTGGTTCATGCCCTCGGAGGTCTCGGCCGTGATCCGGCTGATGTCCTCCACGGCCCGGTTGATTTCCTCGCTGGCGGCGCTCTGCTCCTCGGCCGCCGTGGCGATGGACCGAACCTCGTCGGCCGTGTGGATGGACAGACCGACGATCCGGCGCAAGGCCTCGCCGGAAC
This region of Deltaproteobacteria bacterium genomic DNA includes:
- a CDS encoding phosphoenolpyruvate synthase, whose protein sequence is MDKARQKKDSREKDVDAVGRKLVLSGPDIALIGEEAELLVGGKNYNTAIISNIPDIKAPQFRAISSVAFHSVLDETKVNAALVRQTVEKAYNSVSWGDQEVNEDPDFLRAFVRRIAREIRDGGKAEERTVALRTFINNVVDGFATSPEGIDQLRRRSVLVQAAILSVTLPRQVDGAVREAYQQICDEAKMEGVPVAVRSSAAGEDSRKKAFAGLQDTYLNIVGEDNVVEAYHWDCASAYNLRSMTYRREAVLDAVARAEAVGDNSIAEKAKREWSIENTSLSVCIMRMIDPVISGTAFSADTSTGCRGTDRKDLVSIDASYGLGEAVVSGLVTPDKFYVFQRDDGHEVVIRFMGLKDKKIVYDDSGLGTKVMEVEPDLACRWSLSMAQAEIVARGVRIISKAYGGMIMDSEFCIDNTDRLWFVQARPETRWNEDLEKHPHTIFMRRMEVDPKATVSAEVILEGNGASRGAGQGKVKFLRSALELNKVMKGDVLAADRTDPDMVPGMRIASAIMADAGGDTSHAAITSRELGIPAVIGIKRLETLRSLDGHQVTVDGSRGRIYRGIIPLIEVGGEIDVQALPATKTKIGLILADVGQSLFLSRLRNVPDFEIGLLRAEFMLGNIGVHPLALEAYDNGTLESMVQQKLKDLENDLSKIIRDQLVGGLISMDLKLRQYVGIVTGLTEAMDELANREGMRGTDEVLAIHRRLRELDKKLDKHLEFATQRLDVLKTSDDLNEHIAVIMGWADELDSLGNDPANSRVQELKEEISIIYGRISRNSLVADTMERIAELRLDVAKKAGLVQDMDDVRNLTQRISELLRQRGYRNGRELYMQTLSQGLALFAMAFYGKPIIYRTTDYKSNEYRNLLGGMLFESHEDNPMLGYRGVSRNIHDWELEAFKLARGMYGGQNLNLMLPFVRTIEEARSMKRYLAKVHNLVSGEDGLKLILMSEIPSNAILAKQFISEFDGFSIGSNDMTQLVLGTDRDNSMLRHIYDEEDPAVVWAILTTIFTGQKVGKKVGFCGQGVSNSKIIRGLVCIAGIVSASVVPDTYAQTKHDVAEIEQEGIDLPRLGPWLQEQHLARLHARMKEHNYDHILKHTTAPSDLMEWYEGELSKLHQQLRDALGSLKEEVIRQQLADFRSHFHKPIIYANWDWDTTITDALHQAGFSSFEEQAAALKKQRQNIW